CAGTCCCGCCCCTGCCGGTCATAAAACACCCCGTTGCGCCCCACCATCAAATTGTCCGAGCTGCCATTGGTGAACGCCGCCACTATCTGCATCTTCTCCCCCGTGCCCCGCCGCACGCAATCGCAGTACGCCAGATACGTCCCCGCCAGCCCCGCCATCGCCGCATGCCGCCCCGCATCCTCCACCCGCAAACACAAATCGCACCGCCGTTGATCCAGGTACAACGAACCGGCCTGGAATATCGCCTTGTCCCGCCGGCTGTAAAAGTCCCGAAAATTGACAAAGTTCACCAGCAGCTTCGGCAGATCGCGGCGAAAACGCAGCAGCTTCTGCACCGCCAGCACCGCGTTGGACTCCACACTCACCGCCAGATCCTGCGCCATCAGCTCCTCAATGGCCTTCCGCGCCGGCCCCCCAAAAATCGCCTCCACCCGCGCCTGCCCCAGCCGCTCCACCTCCGCCCCCGCTTTCGCCGCCAGCCAGGCCTGGCACGGCCCCAGTTTCGCCTGCAACTGCAGCCAGTCCCCCTCCGCCAGCTCCGTCCGCGGCCCCAGCACCGGCACCACCGCCACCGCCCGAAACGCCGCCATCTCCGCGGCCCACGCCGGATTCAAACCCTCCCCCAGCGGCAGCGGTCTGCCGGCCTCAATCCGCGCCAGCGGCAGGCTCCGGCACTCCCGCGCCTCCGCGCTCAATTCCTGCGCCGCCACCGCCGCATATTCCTTCTCCTCCCGATTCAACGGCCCCGCCGCGCGCGCATCAAACGCCGCCAGCCGGCACCGCGCAAAATAATCATCCACCTTGGCGCGCACCGCCTGCAACGCCTGCACCGCCGCCACCGTGCCGGCCTCGCCCAGCGGCCAGATGGCGGGATCCCCCGCCCCCCGCTGCCGCCACGCCACATACGCGCTGGCCGCCTGGAAAAACTGCTCCACCTTGGCCGCATTCACGCCGGGCTTGCCGCTCCGATCCGGCACCCCGCCCACACACTGCAGCATGTCCTGCAACACCTCGCGCACCGCCTCCTCCCCCGCCGCCTCCGGCGGCACCACCCCGTCCCCGTTGAATACCGTATGCGCAAATATCCGCGCCGGATCCATCGTGTCCCCCAGCGCAATCTCCCCCGCCTCCGGCCGCCCCAGATTCCGCAAAATCTGCCGCGCCGCCGCCAGCAGCGCCCGCCCCTCCGGATGCGCCTCATTGAACTGCGCCAGCGGCAGCGACTCCCCCGGCGTCAAAAAACAGCCCGGATCCTTCACCACCCCACACACCCACTCCACCGCCGCCAGCAGCTCCGGCGGCCGGATGCGCCCATCCTTGTCCGTGTCCATCAAATCCAGCGTGGCCGCATCCAGCTCCAGCCCCCGCGTGGGACAGGCCAGCGCCACCCACAACGTTTGATCCAGTTGCCCCAGCGCCCGCAAATCGTCGCCGGTGTTCAAATGCACCTGGTCAAAACCGCCGGCCATGAAAAATCGCCAGCGATGCCGCGAGTTGGTGACTTCGTGAGACGTGTTGTTCATAAAATAAAAAGATTCAAGGAGCCGCCGCCGCCGCCGCCACACGCCCCGCCGGACGCACCCCCGCGCCCTGCCGCCCGGTCAGCGCATCCCCCAGCTCCGCCCGGGCCCGCTCCGCCAGCGCCAGCAGGCGCGTCACCACGTCAGGACGCTCGGCCGCCCAATCGCGCGTCTCGCCGGGATCTTCGTCCACCTGGTACAGCTCCGGCCGCTCCACTTTCACCATCCGATACGTCCCCGGCCGGCCATCCCGGCCCGGCGCCTGACCCTGCATCGTGCGGTACGTGTGCGGCAGAATCAGCTTCCACGGCCCGCTCATCACCGCCTGCAGCTCGTTCTGTTGATAATAAAAATAATAAGCCTCATGCGGGCTGACCGCCCCGGGATGCCCCGCCATCAGCGGCCAGATGTCCTGCCCGTCAATTTTGTTCGTCGGCAGCGCCGCCCCCGCCAGCCGCGCAATCGTCGGCAGCAAATCCAGCGTCATCGCCGGCTGCGTGCATACCTGCCCCGCCGGGATCCGCCCCGGCCATCGCATCAACCCCGGCACCCGCACACCCCCCTCCCACACCGTCCCCTTCCCCTCCCGCAACGGCCCGGCAGACCCGGAATGATTCCCGTACGAAAGCCACGGCCCGTTGTCCGAACTGAAGATCACCAGCGTCCGCCCCTCCAGCCCGTGCCGCCGCAGCGCGCCCAAAATCTCGCCCACGCTCCAGTCTATTTCCACGATCACATCCCCATACAACCCACGCCCCGACCGCCCTTTGAATCGTTCCGACACATACAACGGCACATGCGGCATCGCATACGCCACATACAGAAAAAACGGCCGCCGCCGATTCTGCTCAATGAACCCCACCGCCCGCTCCGTGTACCACGTCGTAAGCTGCGCCTGATGCTCGGCCGTCACCGGCGCCACCCGGATGCGCTCGTTCTCATACAACGGCAAATCCGGATACCCCGCTTTGCGCCGCGCCTGCTCCGGCGGCAAATTCACGTAGTCCGGATGATACGGCCACATGTCATTCGAATAGGGCAGGCCAAAATACACCTCGAACCCCTGCCGCGTCGGCAAAAACTCCGGCCGATCCCCCAAATGCCATTTCCCCAAAAGCGCCGTGGCATAGCCCCGCGCCTTCAACACCTCCGCCAGCGTCGTCTCCTGCGGATGCAGCCCCACCGCCGACCGCGGCCCCAAAGCCCCATGAACGCTCACCCGATTGGCATAACATCCCGTCAACAACGAGGCCCGCGACGCCGAGCACACCGGCTGCGACACATAAAACCGTGTGAACCTGACCCCCTCGGCCGCCAGCCGGTCCAGATGCGGCGTGGCAATATCCCGCGCCCCATAGCACCCCACATCCCCATAGCCCAGATCATCGGCAAATAAAATCACCACATTCGGCGGCGTGGCCGCCGCCACCCACACCGGCAGCAATACCGGGAACAATACGGAAAACACCCACACCCGCATGGCCAGGACATGCATACGCTGAACTCGCCCCCCACCCTATGCCATCCCCCCCAAAATATCAAGCGCCGTCCCCCGCCGCCAGCCGGGCCTCCCTCAATCTTGATGCGTTAAATGGCTGGCAAAGAACGCTCAAAAAAGGGGGAATTATGTTGCAAATTTCCTCCCGCATAGTCGCGCAGCTGGTTGTTCTTCATCAACCCCCCGATTTATCAGGGGTGGAGGTAGTGCTTGATTATTCGACGGCAAGAGCGTTTCCCGGTTACAAGCTGTTCAATCAGTTTGCTTGTCCTCCATCGTTGTGCCAGCCGCCGAGCGGGAAGTATTCAGGTAATAACAAATAACGGCGCACGCACTTCGCTCACATTTCCTCTCATTTAGGTCAGGTCTTTCTCAGACCAGCCACGCAAAAACTGACCGAAAACCAAATATTCCGGATCAGGGTAATGATCGCGCCGAGCGGGCAGAAGAATCTGATCACGCAAGGTGCTCTGAAATTTTTCCGCTCCGCCATCCCATCCCGTGCGGCGAAGTTCCTGCAGGCGCCGCTGGTTGATGATGACTGAATAATCCTTTTTTATGCCGATCAACCCCAGATCAAAAGCCCGGTGGTGTAACGCGCTCAGGCAGATTCCATTCTTCAGTTCATCGGTGCCGCGCTCATGCTCCACCGGAATCAGGTGAGCCGCCTCGACAAGCTCCAGCTGGATGCCGCTGACAGCACAGCGATACTCGTAAGCCGCCAGGACATTCTTACGAAAGCGTGCATCCCGCACTTTGCGGTTAATGCGCGCCAGCACACTGCGCCGCGGCCCTGCCGGTACGTCCACGATTTGCGGCGGTCGCTCCGCGCGGGCCATGGAAAACAGATGCTCCAGCTCAAGGGGTTGCTGGGCGGTCCGGTGCATTTCCTCCATCTCCTGGACGTAAGCCGCAAAAAAGTCGGGGCGAAACGCGATGACAATCTCCTCATTGGCACGAATCTGGGGAAAAAATCCTTTTTCTTTTGCCTGGCGCAGCGTTTCGATGCGCACTTGCAAGGAAGGCGAGCGTCCCTTCATGGAGAGCAAGTGCTTAGTAACATCAAAACCTGCAAAAACCTGCTCCTCCTCACTCCATCCCAACAACAACGTCTTTGCGCCTTCTCTCACCTGGAACTGGTCAATGCCCGTGATTTGAATCCGGAGCTCGTTGGGGTTACGCGGTTTGCCGCCATAGGTTAAATTCCAAATGTAACATATAACCACCAAACACAGCTCAGGGTGGACGAGAGAAACCTCGAACGGATGCTCCGCCCTCAAAACAGCAGCGTTCCAGCCAGAGAGCCTTAGGCCTGCTACCATGCGCTCCAACAAAACAGCTTTTTTCAAACGAACCGCCATAACTGGCCTTTATTGCTTTTTAGGCTTTTTACGCTTCTTGACCTCGGCCGAGGCCGTCTCCATCAATAACATCTGAACCGGCTCGGTCTCGCGGGGTGTTTGACCTCCGTGCGGTTTGTCCCTTGGCTGGCGTTTTGGGCGCTTAAGGCCGCCGTCCGCAGGCAAAGGATCATCCTCAACCCCATTCCACTTGAGTCCCGGTTTGTAGACCCGGTACCACGTTCCCTCCTGTTCGTCGGCAGCCGGAGAGTCGGAGGAATAACTGACGCCTGTTGAGGGCGTGAACCGTCCGACCGCTCCCCGCACATATTCATATACCACCTCGCAACAAATCCAACGCCTGCCGCACTTCTCCGCCGCTTCCCCGGTCACGCAGCTTCCCGCAAAAGGATCGACAACTAAATCGTGGGCGTCTGTTAACATGCGAATGAAAAATTCAGGCAGCTCGCAGGGAAACCTGGCAGGATGGGGTTTAAGGCCATTTTCCGCGCAATAGCGAATATACCTCGAATTGCTTTCCGTGTGGGCAATGGCCAGCAGATTGGGGGGAATGGCCGCTCCGTTATCGGTTCCGAATTTATCCGAGATGTCATGCCCAGATGGCCTTAATTTGGGCTTATAGCCCTTGGCCAGCAGCTCTTTCATGCTTTCTGAATAAGGCTGCAGCACCCGCCGGTTGCTGGCTTTGGGCCAGGGACTCGGGGAGAGCCACCAAATACAATTGACGGCGTCTTTGACACGAATCCGCCGGACAGTCACCCACTCGGCCGGCGTGGGAAGTCTAGCCGGATTCCACCAAAAAAATTCCTGCGCCAGATGAAATCCAAATTCCCGACAAAGGCAGATAAGAAGCTCGTATTGATAAAGACTCTTGGTGGGGTGGCCGGGATTCCAAGCTCCGCCTATGTCAATCACCAGGGATCCGTTGGGTTTAAGGGCGCGCTGGAATGCGCGGGCAAAAGGTCGAAACCACTCCACATACTGATCCGCGGCAACATTGCCGTAGTCCTTTTTGCGCACCAATCCAAACGGCGGACTGGTCATGATCAAATCAACAGACTGCTCGGCAATCCAATCCCGAAAA
This genomic stretch from Verrucomicrobiia bacterium harbors:
- a CDS encoding sulfatase, translated to MHVLAMRVWVFSVLFPVLLPVWVAAATPPNVVILFADDLGYGDVGCYGARDIATPHLDRLAAEGVRFTRFYVSQPVCSASRASLLTGCYANRVSVHGALGPRSAVGLHPQETTLAEVLKARGYATALLGKWHLGDRPEFLPTRQGFEVYFGLPYSNDMWPYHPDYVNLPPEQARRKAGYPDLPLYENERIRVAPVTAEHQAQLTTWYTERAVGFIEQNRRRPFFLYVAYAMPHVPLYVSERFKGRSGRGLYGDVIVEIDWSVGEILGALRRHGLEGRTLVIFSSDNGPWLSYGNHSGSAGPLREGKGTVWEGGVRVPGLMRWPGRIPAGQVCTQPAMTLDLLPTIARLAGAALPTNKIDGQDIWPLMAGHPGAVSPHEAYYFYYQQNELQAVMSGPWKLILPHTYRTMQGQAPGRDGRPGTYRMVKVERPELYQVDEDPGETRDWAAERPDVVTRLLALAERARAELGDALTGRQGAGVRPAGRVAAAAAAP
- a CDS encoding HNH endonuclease translates to MAVRLKKAVLLERMVAGLRLSGWNAAVLRAEHPFEVSLVHPELCLVVICYIWNLTYGGKPRNPNELRIQITGIDQFQVREGAKTLLLGWSEEEQVFAGFDVTKHLLSMKGRSPSLQVRIETLRQAKEKGFFPQIRANEEIVIAFRPDFFAAYVQEMEEMHRTAQQPLELEHLFSMARAERPPQIVDVPAGPRRSVLARINRKVRDARFRKNVLAAYEYRCAVSGIQLELVEAAHLIPVEHERGTDELKNGICLSALHHRAFDLGLIGIKKDYSVIINQRRLQELRRTGWDGGAEKFQSTLRDQILLPARRDHYPDPEYLVFGQFLRGWSEKDLT
- a CDS encoding site-specific DNA-methyltransferase, coding for MASHPDVECPAPARLVHKTRLGHIYLGDSLALFRDWIAEQSVDLIMTSPPFGLVRKKDYGNVAADQYVEWFRPFARAFQRALKPNGSLVIDIGGAWNPGHPTKSLYQYELLICLCREFGFHLAQEFFWWNPARLPTPAEWVTVRRIRVKDAVNCIWWLSPSPWPKASNRRVLQPYSESMKELLAKGYKPKLRPSGHDISDKFGTDNGAAIPPNLLAIAHTESNSRYIRYCAENGLKPHPARFPCELPEFFIRMLTDAHDLVVDPFAGSCVTGEAAEKCGRRWICCEVVYEYVRGAVGRFTPSTGVSYSSDSPAADEQEGTWYRVYKPGLKWNGVEDDPLPADGGLKRPKRQPRDKPHGGQTPRETEPVQMLLMETASAEVKKRKKPKKQ